One region of Camelina sativa cultivar DH55 chromosome 6, Cs, whole genome shotgun sequence genomic DNA includes:
- the LOC104698730 gene encoding uncharacterized protein LOC104698730, translating to MWASLQRRFSVIDDTRIHQLHSDIAACKQNDDEVEVYFSKLRIMWDDLADFEKGFTCCCTTANCESMVNYEKMREKLRVHQVLMGLDNSLIQEERHINAMRTTEDRTPVVGFSATTSASSQQYHSVSSVSSAQASASRFVKRTTVCSHCDKSSDGRGSFGRGRGASNQGRGRGGRGSGFRASHTQLGDSFSSVDTSSSGIPNFTTDQWATLEQFVKKQGTNTKPAGKTEKLLLFGKERRHDIIIDSGASHHMTGDLYLITDVITIAPCPIALPNGQITWATKHGSLNLGGRLVLSKVFFASCLTITLISVAQLLRDVAGFVLFTKKFCVIQDLGSKTLIGAGKERDGVYHYEGAVAVQAGHMGTLQTRDLWHHRMRHPSSRVLSVLGSIGGFSNSVGSFEQSCGGPYKEPSTCGARYFLTIVDDCSRAVWAVLLLEKKEASQALKTFCMFTERQFNKQVKTVR from the exons ATGTGGGCAAGCCTACAACGACGATTCTCTGTCATTGATGATACGAGAATTCATCAGCTACACTCTGACATCGCGGCGTGCAAACAGAACGACGATGAGGTGGAAGTGTATTTTAGCAAACTCAGGATCATGTGGGATGATCTTGCGGATTTTGAAAAAGGTTTCACGTGCTGTTGTACAACTGCAAATTGTGAATCCATGGTGAATTATGAGAAGATGCGGGAGAAGTTACGAGTGCATCAAGTTCTCATGGGTCTTGACAACTCTC TTATTCAAGAAGAACGACACATCAACGCCATGCGCACTACCGAAGATCGGACTCCGGTTGTTGGTTTCTCAGCAACGACGTCGGCTTCTTCCCAACAGTACcactctgtttcttctgtttcCTCTGCTCAGGCATCGGCATCTCGATTTGTGAAGCGAACGACAGTGTGCTCTCACTGTG ATAAATCTTCCGATGGTCGTGGGAGCTTCGGTCGTGGCAGAGGAGCTTCGAACCAAGGGCGTGGACGTGGAGGTCGTGGATCAGGTTTTCGTGCCTCACACACACAGCTTGGTGATTCATTTTCCTCAGTAGATACATCATCTTCCGGGATCCCAAACTTCACGACCGATCAATGGGCTACTCTGGAACAGTTTGTGAAGAAACAGGGTACTAATACCAAACCTGCGGGTAAGACAGAAAAATTACTTCTTTTTGGCAAAGAACGTCGCCATGATATTATCATTGATTCGGGTGCTTCCCATCATATGACTGGAGATTTATACTTAATTACCGATGTTATCACTATTGCTCCATGTCCTATTGCTTTACCTAATGGACAGATCACTTGGGCAACCAAACATGGCAGTTTGAATCTTGGTGGTCGTCTTGTGCTGTCCAAAGTTTTCTTTGCATCTTGTTTAACGATCACACTCATCTCGGTTGCTCAATTGCTTCGTGATGTTGCTGGTTTTGTCCTCTTTACTAAAAAATTTTGTGTGATACAGGACCTCGGTTCGAAGACTTTGATTGGAGCGGGGAAGGAGCGTGACGGGGTTTATCACTACGAGGGTGCTGTTGCAGTTCAGGCCGGGCATATGGGCACACTACAGACTCGGGATTTATGGCACCATCGCATGAGACATCCGTCATCTAGGGTGCTTTCAGTTTTAGGATCTATTGGTGGTTTTTCTAATAGTGTAGGGTCTTTTGAACAATCTTGTGGT GGACCCTATAAAGAACCATCAACGTGTGGAGCACGTTACTTTCTAACAATAGTTGACGATTGTTCTAGAGCTGTTTGGGCAGTTCTGTTGTTGGAAAAGAAAGAGGCGTCTCAGGCTTTGAAAACTTTCTGTATGTTCACGGAACGACAATTTAATAAACAAGTGAAGACGGTCCGATAA